A region from the Zonotrichia leucophrys gambelii isolate GWCS_2022_RI chromosome Z, RI_Zleu_2.0, whole genome shotgun sequence genome encodes:
- the LOC135460122 gene encoding cyclin-dependent kinase 4 inhibitor B-like has translation MGIPMGSIPMGSPPAPGSAGRPSGGCGAVRGAAARDAAADERTSAVARGDPQRLRELLDCGRTPMQVMMLGSPRVAELLLLHGADPNRPVPRTGCLPVHDAARAGFLGTLAALHRAGARLDLPDGGGRLPLDVAAGGPHGAVGLYLRDPPACA, from the exons ATGGGCATTCCCATGGGCTCGATTCCCATGGGATCGCCGCCAGCCCCGGGCAGCGCGGGGCGGCCGAGTGGCGGATGCGGCGCCGTGCGGGGTGCGGCGGCCCGGGACGCGGCGGCGGATGAGCGGACCAGCGCCGTCGCTCGCGGGGACCCGCAGCGCCTCCGGGAGCTGCTGGACTGCGGCAGGACCCCCATGCAG GTGATGATGCTGGGCAGCCCGCGGGTGgccgagctgctgctgctgcacggAGCCGACCCCAACCGCCCCGTCCCGCGCACCGGCTGCCTCCCGGTGCACGACGCGGCCCGCGCCGGCTTTCTGGGCACGCTGGCGGCGCTGCACCGGGCCGGGGCGCGCCTCGACCTCCCCGACGGCGGCGGCCGCCTGCCCCTCGACGTGGCGGCGGGGGGCCCGCACGGAGCCGTGGGGCTGTACCTGCGCGACCCTCCGGCCTGTGCCTAA